A single genomic interval of Streptomyces sp. 1222.5 harbors:
- a CDS encoding SpoIIE family protein phosphatase, whose protein sequence is MNEPTDPHTTLHRDSALATTLRDVVEHLGANTGLAYLLDKDKQTLRTAIVAGAQPAIYTMPERVDLNAPYATAAAFRTGQMTMAGFAAPYYPDLKLASRIPFPYSVISLPLDAESSRLGVLTFAWVPPRTRFLHAHEIAWLTDRAEDLGRTLHTLLGQGVDMHPGTKPALIPLYQSKSHAAQADNSGWGLPHVPGSTEVSFMYQVHQLAAELNEAASVDEIMQVARDRVMAPFGASAFVVSTLKDGRLWITGHSGYPTVALRLLHGQAAGPHRPDADALLTHTPLFFEDHATLTQAYPHAVDDELEATCILPLILKDRLTGVCTLGFGRPRTFSSQERAVAMMMMDLLGPAIERASLDENARSLAENLQKKLLPRDLVEVPGITTTARYLPAPSTAGLGGDWYDMIPLPAGRLALVIGDVEGHSIESCVVMGQLRSAVRAYTTEGHPPDAVMTRANRLLNALDTDLMATCCLTTVDPSTGVAETALAGHPPPLIRTPNGHIAAPDLPPGMPLGIDPETTYTADETPLSPDTLLILYTDGLTHTYTHDTVLWTHTLDTTTSPPPHAAVSATPAQDAPSLDTLADHLIDQATTHGTHHDDVALLLAHYEGPDPGPNRRITRTTFHRHDLTAVKAAREFITDNLHQWGLDDLIDNFQLITSEIVTNALIHADSDVDLRLREYPDHLRLEVRDTNPTPPIPTPITQTLEQNQHAEHGRGLNIVDTLSTQWGNTPSGRGKTIWVDIYNT, encoded by the coding sequence ATGAACGAACCCACGGACCCCCACACCACTCTGCACCGGGACTCCGCCCTCGCGACCACCTTGCGGGACGTCGTCGAGCACCTGGGCGCGAACACGGGCCTGGCCTACCTGCTCGACAAGGACAAACAGACCCTGCGGACCGCGATCGTCGCCGGGGCCCAGCCCGCGATCTACACCATGCCGGAACGCGTGGACCTCAACGCTCCCTACGCCACCGCCGCGGCGTTCCGCACCGGGCAGATGACCATGGCCGGGTTCGCCGCGCCGTACTACCCCGACCTGAAGCTCGCCAGCCGCATCCCCTTCCCCTATTCGGTGATCTCCCTCCCCCTGGACGCCGAGAGCAGCCGTCTCGGCGTCCTCACCTTCGCCTGGGTGCCGCCCCGTACCCGCTTCCTGCACGCCCACGAGATCGCCTGGCTGACCGACCGGGCCGAAGACCTCGGCCGTACCCTGCACACCCTCCTCGGCCAGGGCGTCGACATGCATCCCGGCACCAAGCCCGCGCTGATCCCGCTCTATCAGTCGAAGTCCCATGCGGCGCAGGCCGACAACTCGGGCTGGGGGCTGCCCCACGTCCCGGGCTCCACCGAGGTCAGCTTCATGTACCAGGTGCACCAGCTCGCCGCCGAGCTCAACGAGGCCGCGAGCGTCGACGAGATCATGCAGGTCGCGCGCGACCGGGTCATGGCCCCGTTCGGCGCCTCCGCGTTCGTCGTGAGCACGCTCAAGGACGGCAGACTCTGGATCACCGGGCACAGCGGGTATCCCACCGTCGCCCTCAGGCTGCTGCACGGCCAGGCCGCCGGCCCCCATCGCCCCGACGCCGACGCCCTCCTGACCCACACCCCACTGTTCTTCGAGGACCACGCCACCCTCACGCAGGCGTACCCGCACGCCGTGGACGACGAGCTCGAAGCGACCTGCATCCTGCCGCTCATCCTCAAGGACCGGCTCACCGGGGTGTGCACTCTCGGCTTCGGCCGGCCCCGCACCTTCAGCTCGCAGGAACGCGCCGTCGCCATGATGATGATGGACCTCCTCGGTCCCGCGATCGAACGCGCGAGTCTCGACGAGAACGCCCGCTCCCTGGCCGAGAACCTGCAGAAGAAGCTCCTTCCCCGCGATCTCGTCGAGGTCCCCGGCATCACCACCACCGCGCGCTACCTGCCCGCTCCCTCCACCGCCGGACTCGGCGGCGACTGGTACGACATGATCCCGCTGCCCGCCGGCCGCCTCGCCCTGGTCATCGGCGACGTCGAGGGGCACAGCATCGAGAGCTGCGTGGTGATGGGGCAACTCAGGAGCGCCGTCCGCGCCTACACCACCGAGGGCCACCCCCCGGACGCCGTCATGACGCGCGCCAACCGTCTCCTCAACGCCCTCGACACCGATCTCATGGCCACCTGCTGCCTCACCACCGTGGACCCCTCGACCGGCGTCGCCGAGACCGCCCTCGCCGGTCATCCGCCGCCGCTCATCCGCACCCCGAACGGCCACATCGCCGCCCCGGATCTTCCTCCGGGTATGCCTCTGGGGATCGACCCCGAGACCACCTACACCGCCGATGAGACCCCGCTCAGCCCCGACACCCTGCTCATCCTCTACACCGACGGCCTCACCCACACGTACACCCATGACACCGTGCTGTGGACCCACACCCTCGACACCACCACCTCGCCGCCTCCCCACGCGGCCGTGTCGGCCACCCCCGCCCAGGACGCTCCCTCCCTCGACACCCTCGCCGACCATCTGATCGACCAGGCCACCACGCACGGCACGCACCACGACGACGTCGCGCTCCTCCTCGCCCACTACGAAGGACCGGACCCCGGCCCCAACCGGCGCATCACGCGCACCACGTTCCACCGCCACGACCTCACCGCGGTCAAGGCGGCCCGCGAGTTCATCACCGACAACCTCCACCAGTGGGGCCTCGACGACCTCATCGACAACTTCCAGCTCATCACCAGCGAGATCGTCACCAACGCCCTCATCCACGCGGACAGCGACGTCGATCTCCGCCTCCGCGAATACCCCGACCATCTGCGGCTCGAAGTACGCGACACCAATCCCACGCCGCCCATCCCGACGCCCATCACCCAGACCCTGGAACAGAATCAGCACGCCGAACACGGGCGGGGGCTCAACATCGTCGACACCCTCTCCACGCAGTGGGGCAACACCCCCAGCGGGCGGGGCAAGACCATCTGGGTCGACATCTACAACACCTAG